TATCCTCGATAAACTTTATGGCTTGGCGTATACCAACACACAGAGGATATTTGAAACTATACCCGGGAAAGTTAATATTTCGTATGTCGCAGAAGATATGGGTAGCCAGGAGGATTTGATGTATTCTCCTGCACAAATACGCGAATATTTTATTCCATGGATGACGAAGATGGCGAAACTCGTACACGACGCCGGAGCGTATGTTATCCACCATGATGACGGGGCGGTACGCAAGATTATCCCGGACCTTATTTCACTAGGAGTGGATATCCTTAACCCAATACAATGGCGGTGCCGCGGGATGGAACGTGAAGGCTTGAAAAAAGATTTTGGTGCTAACCTTATCTTCCACGGCGGGGTGGATAACCAGCAAACACTGCCCTTTGGTAGTGTTGAGGATGTGAAGAACGAAGTTATTGATAATATCCGTATCCTCGGTGCTGGAGGCGGGTATATCCTCGCGCCATGCCATAATATCCAGCCCGTAACGCCTGTAGAGAACATTATTGCGATGTACGAAACCGGGTACGAGTACGGATGGGTGAAGTAATTAAACCGGTATGAGAAGGTATTTTATCAAAACTTACGGCTGCCAGATGAACGTATACGACAGCGGGATAATCGCCGGGTATTTCGCGTCACGCGGGTACACGAACACAGATAATATCGCTGACGCTGATGTCATTGTTATCAATACCTGTACTGTGCGCCAGCACGCGGAAGAACGCGCGTTCAGCGAGGTTGGACGTCTAAAGTTTTGGAAAAACAAAAAACCGGGACGAATCATCGTTGTCACTGGCTGCGCCGCTGCGCGGGTTGGGGTAAAACAAATTAAGCATAAGTA
This Elusimicrobiota bacterium DNA region includes the following protein-coding sequences:
- a CDS encoding uroporphyrinogen decarboxylase family protein, whose amino-acid sequence is MPIETMTPKERWLQVITRRKPDRIPMDYWGTPEAMDKLKKYFGVTTDLDVFKKLRIDRVITVGPRYAGPKRSDGADPFGLLRKPVNYGTGTYNECINHPLAKFASVKEIEAEYKWPTTDLWDFSGIPEKLSGKEEYPIRGGGSEPFLMYKHLRGDEQAFVDLIENPELVHYILDKLYGLAYTNTQRIFETIPGKVNISYVAEDMGSQEDLMYSPAQIREYFIPWMTKMAKLVHDAGAYVIHHDDGAVRKIIPDLISLGVDILNPIQWRCRGMEREGLKKDFGANLIFHGGVDNQQTLPFGSVEDVKNEVIDNIRILGAGGGYILAPCHNIQPVTPVENIIAMYETGYEYGWVK